In Borrelia duttonii Ly, the sequence CAAAATTTCTGACTTAAAAGATGAACCCTGCACTATACTATACGCTACAATAATTTTATACAACTTCTTATTATACAAATAAAGCTTTTTAATATATTCAATGTTACTATTATAACTAGAATCAGAAATAGAAACAAAACCCTCTTGATCTCCTTTGATAAATTCAAAGTTATTATTGTATAAATCATTTAAAACTGCATATTTTTTAAGATCAATACCCGAAATCCTTAGTTCAGGATATGCCATCAACTCTCTTAAAGTCAAAAAATTGAAATCATCATTACTGTCAAATTCATCTAACAAAACTGTATAACAACTTAAAAAAAACAAAAAGATAAAGAAAATATAAAAATTTAAAAAAATACGCATATAACAACTCGATTATACTTTTTCATCAAAACAAAGTAAATAAAATAACTTTGTTTTGATATAATAATGTATGAAAATCAATCTAAAGGAACTTAAATGAGCTATCACACATTAAGTAATATATCTATATATGTTGGATATATTATTATAGGAATTACATCATTTACCATTTTTAATACAAATTTAAGAATTAAAATCAAGAATAAAATGAAAAAACTAAGTTTTTTATATTATACGACCTTATTTATTTTTTTTATAATCGCTACTAATTTATCTCATTATTTTTCAGAAAAACAATTATTAGAAGATTTTCAAAAATTTAAAAAGGATTTTTTCGAAATACACAAAATCAATGAAACATTTTTAAAAAAATACATTTTACCATTAAAAGAACCAATCAAAATGGAATTAATGTCAAAATTAAATCCAATAAATACAATATTCAATGCTAGTATTGAAAAATACTCACAAAAAATCAATAAAACACCAACTGATATCAAAAAAAATTATGATGCATACATTAAAGCAACAAATACAGAAATTAAAAGTAAAATTTCTCAATTAGAAAGAGAAATTTTACCAATGTATAACAAATATAAATTACCTTGTTCAAATAATCAAATATCAAACATCAGTGTTGACAAAGATGGAAATATCATTCCTATTCTTAGGAATTCAGAAGGCAAAATAACAAATTTATTATTCTATGATCAAACATACAATTTGACTCCATTTAAGGTATATAACAATCATAAGGTTAAATTTGATATCACTAAAGATGATAATCATTATTTTAAAGAACTCATTAATGTTTATTATATTGACTCACACAACACCAAAAGAAATATTGATTATTATAAAAATAACATCGATACGATCCCTTATTATATAGATTTAACAGAAAATCAGGACAACTTTTTAAAAAGCATCAAAATTAAAAATGAATACAAGGAATATATTAAAGAAAAAAACAAACTAAAAATGTTGATAAATAATGACAAATTAAATGATTTTAAAACATTCTTAAAACAAAATCCAAATACATTTTCTCTAAATACAATATTTTCAGATGGAAATCCCGTATTAATTTATGCAATAAAGTCAAAAGCTAAGAATATAATAAATCATATAATGTCAAAAGATTTCAATATAAATCTAACCGATCAAGAAAATAAAACAGCACTTCATCATGCAATAATTAATGAATATGATATCACTTTCATTAAATCTCTTATAACAAAAGGAGCAAACCCACATATAAAAGACCTCACAAAAAAACTACCATCAGATTATACTCCCAAAGATGGAGAAATTTACCAATACTTACATATATATAAGATAATAAAAATAATTAATTAATTATTTTTATTATCTTATAATATGGTAAATATTAATTAAATTAATTAATATTTACCATACTCTATAATTGCATATTGAATTGAAAATAAAAAAATTAAATTATGCAAAAGATATTTTACAGTTACTCAAATATACAAACTTATTTTAATATACACTATTCAAATAAAAATCAAGAAATAAGATAGAATTGTATTACTATACATCTCACATAAAAAATACTATAATATCAAACTAATTCAATTTTTAATATTATTGATAAAACAAGATTTCAGACTGAAAAATTAATAAGATAGATATTTATGCTTATTAAAACTAATATTAACATGCATAAAATATTAAAACTTTTCAATTTCTCTTAAGAGCAACTATTTTCACTATTTAACCCATTACATTTATCTATGGCAAAGACTTGTACCTTAAAAACCAGAAAAAAGATAATAAAATAATTTATATAATGACAAACATAAAGATATATTTAACAACTTAAGAAACAAAAATAATCCAAAAGACCAAAAAATCTTGACAAGATCATACATAATTAAATGTAAAGACACTTACATTATAAAATTTAAAATTGAAATATATGAAATTCAATCTATTAAAAGAACGCTCATCAAAAATTACAACTAAGACATAAAATGAAAATAAACAACATTATTGTATCACAATATAGAATTCTTTAATTCTTTGAAAAAGAATTTTATCTTTAAAATTTATTTACAAGATTACCAAATATTGTTAATATTAATCAATAATATAATTAACATTTTTAATTATATTAAATTTAATAACAATTTAAGGGAGGGGATATTATGTCAATACTATCAAAATCTATATTTACAACATTACAAAAAGTAGGAAAAGCTTTCATGTTACCAATAGCTTTGCTACCAATAGCCGGACTTTTACTAGGAATCGGCAGTGCTCTTACTAACAAAACAATGATTCAAACCTATGGAATTGAAGCACTATTTGGAGAAAAAACTATAATGCATGCAACATTGTCTTTGATAAAATATACAGGAGAAGTTATTTTCGCAAACTTACCCTTGATGTTTGCAATAGCAATTCCAATTGGACTAGCAAAAGCTGAAAAAGGAACAGCAGCACTTGCTGGTGTCATAGGTTTCTTAGTTATGCATCAAACCATTAACGGAGTTTTATCAATTCAAGGCATTACTCCTGCAACCACAAATGTAGAAGCACTCTTAGCAATTGGAACAACCGAAGCAGAAGCAATTTCTAAAAGTCAAGAATATACAAATGTACTTGGAATTTTTTCCCTACAAATGAGCGTAATGGGAGGAATGATAGCAGGATTTATTGCAGCAATGCTTCATAACAAATTGCACAATATCCATCTACCTACATTTCTAGCATTTTTTGGAGGATCAAGATTTATTCCCATCATAACCACACTTGTAATGTTTATAGTAGGAATAATTTTAACATGTATTTGGCCATTCATTCAAGGTATGATGACCTCATTAGGCAATATCATAGAAAAATCGGGATATTTTGGCTCATTTGCATATGGAGCAATTAAAAGATCTTTGATACCTTTTGGACTTCATCATATCTTCTACATGCCTTTCTGGCAAACATCTCTAGGCGGAACAATGGAAATTAATGGAGAATTGATATCAGGAGCACAAAATATATTCTTCAAACAATTAGCAGATCCTAATACTACACATTTTGAAGTCACAAAAGGAACCCGTTTTTTTAGTGGAGAATTTATAGTAATGATTTTTGGATTACCTGGAGCTGCTCTTGCAATGTATCATACAGCAAAAACCGAGAATAAAAAAGATGCTGCTTCTCTATTAATATCAGCTGGCTTTACATCAATGCTAACAGGAATCACAGAACCCCTTGAATTTGCTTTTCTATTTGCAGCACCTGCTCTCTATTATCTCATATATGTCCCGCTCTTTGGACTTGCTCACTTATTAGCTCATATTTTCAATATTGGGGTTGGATTAACATTTTCTGGTGGGTTAATTGACATGTTCTTATTTGGCATATTACAAGGCAACAGTAAAACAACTTGGATCATGATTCCTACTATTGGAATATTTTACTTCATAGGGTTTTATTACATTTTTAAACTTGCAATTACAAAATTCAATCTTAAAACACCTGGTCGCGAAGATATAGAAGAAGACATAATAAAAACAAACCCACACAAAACAAAAATCTCAGAAATTGCGAGAAAAGTACTAGAAGGACTTGGAGGAAAAGGAAATATAACATACCTTGATGCATGTGCATCAAGATTAAGAATAAATGTTAATCAAATAGAATTAGTAAAGTCTGACATTTATTTCAAATCTATTGGAGCAAGCGGTATGCTTAAAAAAGGAAATGATATTCAAATCGTATTCGGAGGAGTCTCTGATAATATAAGAATGGAAATAAACAAAATTCAAATTACTAAATAATCAAAAAATATAAACTAACAATAAGAGGAGAGAAATATTATTAAAAACTACTCCTCTTATCATTTTTGAAAGGAGGAATACAATGATGCATAAATATCAGTATTTCATTTCTGGAAAAGTACAAGGCATAGGATTTAGATTTTTCACAGAACAAATAGCAAAAAAAATAGGAATTAAAGGATTTGTCAAAAATTTAGATGATGGAAGAGTAGAAATAATAGCTTTTTTTATCAATAACAAACAAATCGACTCATTCGAAAATGCACTAAAAAAAGGCAATGGATATTCAAAAATTCACAAAATAGAAAAAAAAATCTTAGATACAAAGTACCCCTTCGATTTTAAAAATTTTTGTTCTTATTATTGATATTAATATTTTTCCTAATATTTGCCTTAATTACTTTCATTTTACCAACCTTTGGTTTATTATTACTTTTACTTACAACCTTCAAGCTTTTAGTACTAGATTTAAAAAAATGTTCAACTCTAAATTTTAAAAATTCTAATGACTTCCTATCCTTACAAAAAATATTTAAATTGCCATCGGAAAATTTAATATCAAGAGCATGATTTGTTTCTGTTCTTAAAAAATTACACGAAATAAATTCTCCATTTAACTTATTTCTTTGAAAAAGAAAAAAATACTTTTTACCCCTTTTAGAATCTCTAAAATCAATTTTCAACCAATCCTGCATTGGTTGAATTGAAACCAAATTATCATAAAGATAAGAAATATAAACCATTCTATTATCATCGACACTTAATGCCTTTTTAAAAAAATAAAGAAATCCTGTATCCATACAATTAAAATATATTACAATAATATAAATCAAAATATTTAAAAAAACTTAAATAAATTCAATAAAATTGATACTAAATATACTTCTTTCAAGTATCATATCCAAAAATCAAAGATAAATATTCTCCTAATTTTGCATAATTATAATTATAACCATATTTTTGCTTAAAAAGCCTACGAATTTTAACATTAAGACCTCTAAGCATTTCTAATTCTGCCAAACCTTTTTCTATCATAAATTCCTGAATTACACGCAAAGTCTTAATATAATTATCATCTATAATGTTACAAGACTCTAACAATGTATTTAATCTTTCCATATTAACAACAGAATATGTAGTCTTTCTCCTAACATAGGTATGTATTCGTTTGTTAAGCAGTTTTAATAAATCAAAATCAGCATTATCATCCAAATTTTCTAAGATATAACGATTATAATGAAAAGCTGTTATTATATCATCATGCTCATGCCCTAAGACTGTAGTGATCCACAAATTTAACTCCATATTCTTTGGAGCAAATGCAAGATAAGAAAATCTACTATAAAGTCTTCTGCAAAAATAAATCGACTCTTCGGGTTCAAATATATTTTCAAAAATCTTACGAAATAATCTATTATAACTATAAGCAAGATTTGAAGATATAATCTCTTTTGACAGCTTTTCTGTCCTTTCCATATACCTTATTTCTGATATTGAATCAATTACCAATCTAGAATCAGCAAAAGTAGGAAAAACTATTTCATGAATTAAATTATGCTCTTTCTTTTTAGCAATATGTTTCATTAAGATATGTTCATTATCTTGAACATAAAATTCAGAAACCTTCATTATTTCAACAGGACGTCGACCTGTAGCCATTAATACTCCATAAAATTTCAACCTAATATCTCTTTTTTGAGTCAATAAAATGTTTATGATTTTAATATAAGTCTTCAAATTTATTTTGACTGATATTTGTTCTCTTCTGTAACTATTAATCTTTGAAATCTTATAATGATGTGCATAATCATTTAACCATTCAGGACTTTTAAACAAACCAAGAAAAGATTCAAAATAAACTTTCTGACCAAGAATATTATGAGCAATCATCAATTCCTCAATCTTACATAAATCTTTTATATCAATATTAGAAAGTTCTTTTATTTCTTTAGGAATCCAAAAAAATAAAAGTTTATTCTTTTGCCTAATTTCTTCAATCACAGCAAGATTTATATATTCTTTTATTATTTTACGTGTTTTAGAAAGATTTAATATCATTGAAAGGTTAGTAAATTTATCTTTTCTCAAAAGCATATTTTTATGCTTTTCAGCAAGCATTTCAAGACCCATCTTTAACTTAGAATATGAAATTTCCTGCTTCAAATACTTAACATATATTTCTTCTAAGTTTTTTCTAAACAACTCAAGATCTTTTTTGATATTTACTTTTAAAGACATACTAAACACATTATATCAAGAAAAGATAATAAGAACACCTATTCAACCTACAATAATTTTTATTATATATAAATAAAATTACTTAAAAACTTCTATTATTGCATAAATCTCTCAATAGCTTTAAAAACATAATAATAAAGAACAATATAAGTTTCTCTTAAAACAGAATATTCAGAACTTCCTACAAAATACATAAGTTCACTCGTGCTTGAATTAAGATCATCTTTATGATTTCTATTCTCAAATTCACGATTAATCTCTTCTACATATCGTAAATTAAAATTATAAGTAGAAATTTGTCTATCATTTTTTATATCAAGATCATTACCTAAACCTAAAGAAACTTTTTTCTTAAACAACTTTTTAACTTGAAACTCAAATACATTGGGAGAAATAACATTTAAAAAATCAAAATTAAAACCAAAATTAAAAATAAAACCAAATTTATAATCTAATAAAACTGCTATCCTTGAAAATAATATTATTTCCATAACAATGTTTTTTGTGGTTTTATCTAATATAAAATAATAAGAATAGCCGTTAATATCTTTAACAGATTCAAAATAATTCTTAGAATGAAAATAGGTTTTAAACTTATTATTACCTAAAGGCTCATACCTCGATATTTCTAATCTGATTGCATCTTCTAAAGGAGTAAAAAATTTCGAAGAAACATCAAAATTACAAGAAAAAAAAATAAACATAAAAGACAAAAAAAATTTATAGACTACACCCAAAAACCCCTCGTGACAAATCCAAATACTATCTTATCTTAATAAAACACACACCTAACAATATAGCCTAGATAGGCTAGCAAATAATTCATCAATTAGAACTATGAAATTCTATAATGATGATGATAATCATATTCTATAATAATAATAAACAAAACAATACAAAATGTTAACGTGTTATTTAAAGACTTTACTTTTCATAAACATTTAATTAAAATATCATTAGTATTTTGCAGATAAATATCAAACGATAGGAGTTTAAAATGAGACGCAAAAAGATAAACAAAATTCCATTTAACAAAGTAGTAGATCGAAGACTAAAGGTGTTTTGGGTAATTAAAAAACTGCAACATAATTATTTTACAAATAAAAAAAGATATTCTCTAAGAAATGTTGTAATTATGGTAAATTCAATATTAGAAAAAAACGGATTTAAAACAGTAACAAGAAGAACTATACAAAGCGATATTACAAGCATTGAAAAAATTGGACTACTAAAAACCGATTTCAATCCTCTTGGAAAAAATAATGGAAGTTTTACTTATTACATAATCAATAAAAATCTTGAAAAGATGGCTAATAAAGCAATAAGCACAGCTTATTTTATACAAAAAAAGAAAAATACAGAGCAAGCTATAGACAAAGCTATTAATAAAGACAAATTAAAAGAACAAAAGCAACAATTCAAAATTTCACATCAGATATTTTCATGTCTTTTAAGTTATAAAAAAGGTAAATACTATAAATATAAGAATTCTTATTTCAAAGAGAAAAAAAATGGGACAGAACGCTTAGAAAAGATCATCCTACAAAAGTTTAACATAACGGAAAAAGATCTAAATGAAATCAGAAATATTGTGGAAACTCAGTTAAGTTATAAAAACACATTGTGGAATTTGAAAGATTTTATGGAAGCATTGAGGGAATACAAAGAAAATGATGTTGTAGTTTTTTTTAAAACTGTTCTTAAAAAAAAGAGGGATAAAATATGGTTCATGTCCAAAAGAGGTGTTAAAACAGATTTTAACTTTATGATAGGGAGTTTTAAAGACAAAAATAAAACAAAAGCGCAACAAATGTATCAAAATCCAAGAAAAATTGTGGCACCAAAAATGAATTATATAGACGACCCAAATAAGATAGTGAAAGTAAGTGATTTGGTATCTGATATTATAAAGGCAAAAAATTTGATATCCAGTTAGGAATATTAGGAATATATGGGAAGAAAAATATATGGCAACATGTGAATTGAAAGCAAAATTACTGGCAAGAAGATTGGAACTTAATAAGGCAAACAATAATTTTTTTAAGAGAATAGAAGATAAAAATTATAAAAAAATGTATCATACGAAGATTTTTAGCATGATAAACAATTTTGAAGCTAAACCTAATAAGGGTAAATTTTGGCTGTGTTTTAGGAATGTTTTTGATCCCACCAAGTATGAGAGTTTGCATTTGTTTCATATGAGGCAAGGAGATAGATTTATAGGAATCTATTACGGGTTTGCTAGGCTACCTAAACCATTTATTGTACATTACAAAGAGAATGAGGTCAAAAAGACATCTAAAATAATAAAGATATATTATATAGAATTTAGATTTAAAAAAGGGAGTGTTTTTTGTTATTTAAGAAGTTTGTGTACATTGTTGCAATCAAAGAATAAGGAAAAAAATTTTTATAATTCTTTGTTGAGTAGAACATTGAAATTAGAGAAAGAAGTGCATCGGTTTTATGGAAAAGAATATTTTGAGGATAAAGGTGTATTGAAATGGATAAAAGAAAACCAAAAATAATTACTGTAGCTTCAATTAAGGGTGGTGTTGGAAAAAGTACTACAGCTTTGTTTTTTAGCAATATTCTTTCATCTAGAAATTATAAAGTATTATTAATTGATTTAGATCCACAAGCTAGTAGTACTAGTTTTTACATTAATATTATAAAAGGTCAAAATGTAGATATCAAAAAAATAAATATATATAGAGTGTTGAAAAAAGAATTAGATATTGAGAATGCAGTTACTAATGTTAATACGAATATTGATTTTATAGCTAGTCATTTAAGTTTAAGTCAATTTAATGAAGAAAATATATCTTTGAAAGAAAGTTTACTTAAGATATTTTTAAGTTATATAAAGTATCGATATGATTTTATTATTATGGATACAGCTCCTACTTTAGGAAGTTTGCTTAATAACAGTTTAATAATTACTGATTATCTTATTGTTCCTTTGCCTACTGATCAATGGGCGATTGAGAGTTTAGATTTGATCACTAATAGATTAAGAGACATATTTAGAAATGAATTGCCGATGTTTTATTTAGTAACTAACTTGGTTGAAAGACAAAATATAGATAGGGAGTTAAAAAATTTTATTGAAAGTGAGTATAAAGATAATTTTTTGGGGAGTGTTCCCAAGAGAGATAATCTTAGGAAAACTGTTTTTTATAGAAATAATTTTAATCCAAATGAAGATTATTATAAGGCTTATGAAGGGATATTAGATACCTTTTTGAAGAAAATTTATCATAACTAATAGTTCCAAATGGAACCAATAGTTCCAAATTGGAACTATTGGTTTAAAGAGGTGTATGATGAGTAAGAATAAAAGAATAGAGATAGTTAGGAGGATTGATTTAGAACTTGATGGAATTAAAGAGTTTAATAAAACAAGAGAAGAGAGATATTTAGAATTAAAAGAAAAACTTAAGGTTTTAATAAAAGAAGAATCTTATAATAAAATAGAAACCGCTAGAATTTTTAAAGAAATTAATGAAAGTAAATATTATGCTCTTGATGGGTATAAAAGTTTTGCGTCTTTTATTAAAAGTTATAAAATAGCAAAGACCTCTATATATAGATATATTAAATTGGTGGCGGGAATTGATAGTGGTAAAATTGACTATGATTTAATTTTAAATAGAGGGGTAGATTATGCTATTCAATTGTTAGAAAATGGGCATCTCCTTTGTAAAAGTAGTGCTAAACCTTTAAAATCTTTAAGATTTAGATTGGATGATGAAGAGAGTTTTAGTTTTTATAGATCAAATATAAAATTTGCTAGTTTCTTGCTTCAGGAAGTATACAAGATTGAAAAGGATTTTTTTTATAAGATGCAAGATAGATATAATAGTTTAAAAACATAGTGAGTTTATCTTATTTTGTTAAAATTATCTATTATTTTAATTAATATTGGACTTTTATAATATATTTTATGTTTATTTATTGTTTAATAATATAAAAACTTTTAAAAAAGACTTTACAAAAAAAAATAAAATAGTTTATAATTGTTTTATAGATTGAGATTTGAAGTCTCACTCTTATTGTTTGATTAGAATAATAGGTTGGCTACAGTAAAGTAGCCTTTGTCATTTTAATTATATTTAAGAGAATGTTGATATTATTTCTGTTTATTGACTGATATTTATTGATGTTTTTTGTTGATTAAGAATGGTTTGTATGCAAATATGAACTTTATGTGTAAGAATCTTTCTTGGTTCGTAAATAAATAAAGAGCTTTAAAATTAACTTTATGTGTTTTTAGGTTAACTTTAAAGCTCTTTTTATTTTTTTATATTTTGTTTTTCAGTGTGTTTGTTTTTGATATATTGCTTTTCTGTTATATTGAGTTTTATTAAGAAATTTTTGATTTTAGTTTTATTCATTTTAAGTGTTTCTAATCCCACTTGAATTTTGACGTCTTCTTTGTTATATACATATTCGTCTTCATTTAATAGTTTTTCTAATATAGTTTTATTTAATATGAAGGAGGATGCATTAACCCATTTTCCACTTGAAGATTTGTTATCATATTCATAGCTTGTTTTACCTTCTATTTTTGTTGTGTCTGGAAGTATTAGTGGGGTTTGTTTAATTATGCTGTGATTTTTTAATTTGGTGTGTAAAAATATTTGAGTTGTGTTATTTTGATAGTCTATTACACCTTTTAATTCTAAATTTTTATTTAAATATTGGTATATTCTTACTTTCTTATTTATTGTGTCATGTTCAATGTCTATAGATGAGCATGCTAAAAATAGAAAAATTAATAGCATTGTTGTTTGTTTTAAATTTTTGAAAGAATATAACACTTAATTTCCTCCTTTTATACTATAACAATATGTATAGCATGTATTTACAATTAAATTTTTTATAAATAGTTTATGATATTTGATATCTTTTGAACATTATACTTTAATAAATTTAAAAAACAAGAGTATTGATCTTGAATTATTTTTGAATTATGTTATAATTATAATAAAGATATTAAATTGTTTTTAGATTTGAGGTGGTTTTTTATTAATCCTTTAGTAGAGGAATGTTTTAGTTAGATTAGCTTTTATCTTGGTCTGTTCATTTGTTTAAAATTGAGAATAATATATCTTATTTGTTTTGCATAAGTTTGATTTTCGGGTTGAAATTTTTGTTTATTGTATTTTTTCTTAGAAGATTTTAGATTTTTTTTTTTTTTTTTTTTTTTTTTTTTTTTTTTTTTTTTTTTTTTTTTTTTTTTTTTTTTTTTTTTTTTTTTTTTTTTTTTTTTTTTTTTTTTTTTTTTTTTTTTTTTTTTTTTTTTTTTTTTTTTTTTTTTTTTTTTTTTTTTTTTTTTTTTTTTTTTTTTTTTTTTTTTTGACAGGTTGCGAATTTTTCATTTGTTTTTTTGTTTTGTGAGATTGTTTAATTATAAATAAAATTTTTTTGTAAAAACTTGAGAAATAAAATTATTGTACTATCTTTTAAAGATAAGCTAGAAAAAAATAAAAAATAAGGAGGCTAGAAGAATGAATAAAGAGAAAAAAGGAGAGGGGAAAGTAAGAGTAAAAGTAGTAATATTAATGGTGATGATGATGGTGATGATGGGATGTAATAGTGGAGGTAGAGATCCAGAGAAAGTATTTTTGAGTGAGATGGTAAATTTAGGGAAAGGATTTATGGAAGTGTTTGTGAGTTTTGGCGATATGATTACAGGGACGTTGGGGATAAAGGCAGAGACTAAAAAAAGTGAGATAGGGAAGTATTTTAGTGATATTGAGAAGACTATGAATTCAGTAAAAAGTAAATTAAACGCTGTAGTGGCAGAGAATGGTGACTATTCAAAGGTGAAAGAAGTAGTTGAGCAGTTTATTAATGGTATATTGGATAAAGTAGCAGAAGGAGCAAAGGAAGCAGCTAGTGGTATTAAAGATGCTAGTGGTAATTTAGGAGATATAGAAAAAGCTGCTGATGCTAGTAAAGGGGCAGAAGCAACTAGTGTAATAAATTTAGTTAAGGGAATAAAGACTATAGTAGATGTAGTGTTAAAACCAAACGAGGGTGATGGACTAAAAGATGTAACTAAATCTCTTGATGACGATAAGAAAAAAATAGGTAAACTATTTGGTGATAAGACTGGCAGTGGAGCAGAAGAGAAACATATAGCAGCGGCAAGTGCATCTATAGGAGCAGTGAGTGGCGTTGATATTCTTCAAGCTATAGCTAAGTCTAGTGGTAATGTGGCTGTTGGGAAGGCAAGTGCAGCAAAAGATGCAGCGGGACTTGCAATGGCTAATGGTGATTCCACTGAAACTACTGATTTAGATGCAGCAGCAAAGAAAGACGCAG encodes:
- a CDS encoding ankyrin repeat domain-containing protein, whose amino-acid sequence is MSYHTLSNISIYVGYIIIGITSFTIFNTNLRIKIKNKMKKLSFLYYTTLFIFFIIATNLSHYFSEKQLLEDFQKFKKDFFEIHKINETFLKKYILPLKEPIKMELMSKLNPINTIFNASIEKYSQKINKTPTDIKKNYDAYIKATNTEIKSKISQLEREILPMYNKYKLPCSNNQISNISVDKDGNIIPILRNSEGKITNLLFYDQTYNLTPFKVYNNHKVKFDITKDDNHYFKELINVYYIDSHNTKRNIDYYKNNIDTIPYYIDLTENQDNFLKSIKIKNEYKEYIKEKNKLKMLINNDKLNDFKTFLKQNPNTFSLNTIFSDGNPVLIYAIKSKAKNIINHIMSKDFNINLTDQENKTALHHAIINEYDITFIKSLITKGANPHIKDLTKKLPSDYTPKDGEIYQYLHIYKIIKIIN
- a CDS encoding PTS transporter subunit EIIC — protein: MSILSKSIFTTLQKVGKAFMLPIALLPIAGLLLGIGSALTNKTMIQTYGIEALFGEKTIMHATLSLIKYTGEVIFANLPLMFAIAIPIGLAKAEKGTAALAGVIGFLVMHQTINGVLSIQGITPATTNVEALLAIGTTEAEAISKSQEYTNVLGIFSLQMSVMGGMIAGFIAAMLHNKLHNIHLPTFLAFFGGSRFIPIITTLVMFIVGIILTCIWPFIQGMMTSLGNIIEKSGYFGSFAYGAIKRSLIPFGLHHIFYMPFWQTSLGGTMEINGELISGAQNIFFKQLADPNTTHFEVTKGTRFFSGEFIVMIFGLPGAALAMYHTAKTENKKDAASLLISAGFTSMLTGITEPLEFAFLFAAPALYYLIYVPLFGLAHLLAHIFNIGVGLTFSGGLIDMFLFGILQGNSKTTWIMIPTIGIFYFIGFYYIFKLAITKFNLKTPGREDIEEDIIKTNPHKTKISEIARKVLEGLGGKGNITYLDACASRLRINVNQIELVKSDIYFKSIGASGMLKKGNDIQIVFGGVSDNIRMEINKIQITK
- a CDS encoding acylphosphatase; the protein is MMHKYQYFISGKVQGIGFRFFTEQIAKKIGIKGFVKNLDDGRVEIIAFFINNKQIDSFENALKKGNGYSKIHKIEKKILDTKYPFDFKNFCSYY
- a CDS encoding protelomerase family protein yields the protein MSLKVNIKKDLELFRKNLEEIYVKYLKQEISYSKLKMGLEMLAEKHKNMLLRKDKFTNLSMILNLSKTRKIIKEYINLAVIEEIRQKNKLLFFWIPKEIKELSNIDIKDLCKIEELMIAHNILGQKVYFESFLGLFKSPEWLNDYAHHYKISKINSYRREQISVKINLKTYIKIINILLTQKRDIRLKFYGVLMATGRRPVEIMKVSEFYVQDNEHILMKHIAKKKEHNLIHEIVFPTFADSRLVIDSISEIRYMERTEKLSKEIISSNLAYSYNRLFRKIFENIFEPEESIYFCRRLYSRFSYLAFAPKNMELNLWITTVLGHEHDDIITAFHYNRYILENLDDNADFDLLKLLNKRIHTYVRRKTTYSVVNMERLNTLLESCNIIDDNYIKTLRVIQEFMIEKGLAELEMLRGLNVKIRRLFKQKYGYNYNYAKLGEYLSLIFGYDT
- a CDS encoding plasmid maintenance protein, with translation MRRKKINKIPFNKVVDRRLKVFWVIKKLQHNYFTNKKRYSLRNVVIMVNSILEKNGFKTVTRRTIQSDITSIEKIGLLKTDFNPLGKNNGSFTYYIINKNLEKMANKAISTAYFIQKKKNTEQAIDKAINKDKLKEQKQQFKISHQIFSCLLSYKKGKYYKYKNSYFKEKKNGTERLEKIILQKFNITEKDLNEIRNIVETQLSYKNTLWNLKDFMEALREYKENDVVVFFKTVLKKKRDKIWFMSKRGVKTDFNFMIGSFKDKNKTKAQQMYQNPRKIVAPKMNYIDDPNKIVKVSDLVSDIIKAKNLISS
- a CDS encoding DUF226 domain-containing protein — translated: MATCELKAKLLARRLELNKANNNFFKRIEDKNYKKMYHTKIFSMINNFEAKPNKGKFWLCFRNVFDPTKYESLHLFHMRQGDRFIGIYYGFARLPKPFIVHYKENEVKKTSKIIKIYYIEFRFKKGSVFCYLRSLCTLLQSKNKEKNFYNSLLSRTLKLEKEVHRFYGKEYFEDKGVLKWIKENQK
- a CDS encoding ParA family protein — its product is MDKRKPKIITVASIKGGVGKSTTALFFSNILSSRNYKVLLIDLDPQASSTSFYINIIKGQNVDIKKINIYRVLKKELDIENAVTNVNTNIDFIASHLSLSQFNEENISLKESLLKIFLSYIKYRYDFIIMDTAPTLGSLLNNSLIITDYLIVPLPTDQWAIESLDLITNRLRDIFRNELPMFYLVTNLVERQNIDRELKNFIESEYKDNFLGSVPKRDNLRKTVFYRNNFNPNEDYYKAYEGILDTFLKKIYHN
- a CDS encoding chromosome replication/partitioning protein, giving the protein MSKNKRIEIVRRIDLELDGIKEFNKTREERYLELKEKLKVLIKEESYNKIETARIFKEINESKYYALDGYKSFASFIKSYKIAKTSIYRYIKLVAGIDSGKIDYDLILNRGVDYAIQLLENGHLLCKSSAKPLKSLRFRLDDEESFSFYRSNIKFASFLLQEVYKIEKDFFYKMQDRYNSLKT
- a CDS encoding variable large family protein gives rise to the protein MNKEKKGEGKVRVKVVILMVMMMVMMGCNSGGRDPEKVFLSEMVNLGKGFMEVFVSFGDMITGTLGIKAETKKSEIGKYFSDIEKTMNSVKSKLNAVVAENGDYSKVKEVVEQFINGILDKVAEGAKEAASGIKDASGNLGDIEKAADASKGAEATSVINLVKGIKTIVDVVLKPNEGDGLKDVTKSLDDDKKKIGKLFGDKTGSGAEEKHIAAASASIGAVSGVDILQAIAKSSGNVAVGKASAAKDAAGLAMANGDSTETTDLDAAAKKDAVMSAGIALRAMAKNGKFIVKDDAANKTEAEGAKGVSSNAVSKVLSTLTIAIRNRVDEGLKEINKVLGEIKQG